Proteins from a genomic interval of Schistocerca piceifrons isolate TAMUIC-IGC-003096 chromosome 3, iqSchPice1.1, whole genome shotgun sequence:
- the LOC124788992 gene encoding uncharacterized protein LOC124788992 produces MTQTEKNHGIVPEAKGASELLSILQEGELLHLKPTVRILHQNVQYINNKTEELEVILQEYRPNILVVTEHGLKENHIGMYNLKNYVKVASFCRTSYKGGGVAIFSNYKSTKAINITKYAIELSFEATALETKIAGNLCCVLGLYRSPNGIIKTFFEQLEDIIQHLSKTYAYLIIIGDLNIDTSKNTDNTKTLLDLLCIYNLKIKIDKPTRVTKHSETIIDHVITNIPTCYCDTQVINSTLADHFAIMIDINIKTSDSVQKIWEMRRQNYPHNINLLKKMLEAENWETIYAAKDANTKWNQFYSLFNYYYDVTCPVSKRLVKQQQKKKSWVTGEVIHARNNLRVYYDLSKQKNNEAYNALYKIKKKEYCSFIRETKASFIRMSIDKGKNYSKGLWSFINGERGKVTNRAEDICPLMSGKSNANPLEVANTFNRYYITVADELISQNKTNAVSTLLNPPHTNHTMVFIPTTDAEVSNLIKQLKIKHSSGLDGVTSHLIKECRECILKPLTHMLNAAIEEGIFPDSLKVSKVKPIFKKGNRDELGNYRPISLISTFAKIYEMIIKNRIATKDLRDFYGPI; encoded by the exons atgacacaaactgaaaaaaatcacggcatagtaccagaagcaaagggagcaagtgaactgcttagtatattacaggaaggggaactattacatttaaagccaactgttagaatacttcaccaaaatgttcaatacataaacaataaaacagaggaactagaggtaatattacaggagtataggccaaacattctagtagttacagaacatgggctaaaagaaaatcacataggaatgtacaacttgaagaattatgtgaaagtagccagtttttgcagaacttcctataaaggtggtggggttgctattttttctaactataaatcaactaaagccataaatataacaaaatatgctatagaattgagctttgaagctacagcactggaaactaaaattgctgggaatttatgttgtgtattaggtttgtatcgatcaccaaatggtataattaaaactttctttgaacagctggaagatataatccaacacctctcaaaaacatatgcttatttgatcattataggagatctgaacatagacacgagtaaaaatacagacaatactaagaccctactggacttattgtgcatatacaatctaaaaataaaaatagataaaccaaccagagtaacaaagcatagtgaaactattattgatcatgtaataacaaatattcctacatgctattgtgacacacaggtaataaactccacattagcagaccattttgcaatcatgatagacataaatataaagactagtgattcagtgcagaagatatgggagatgagaagacagaactacccacataacataaatctgctaaaaaagatgttagaggcagaaaactgggaaacaatatatgcagctaaagatgcaaacaccaaatggaaccagttttattctttattcaattattattatgatgttacatgtcctgttagtaaaaggcttgtcaaacagcaacaaaaaaagaaaagctgggtgactggagaagtaatccatgccagaaataatctgagagtgtattatgacctctccaaacaaaaaaataatgaggcctacaacgcattgtataaaataaaaaagaaagagtactgtagttttatcagagaaactaaagcatcattcatcaggatgtctatagataagggaaagaactactcaaaaggtttatggtcgttcattaatggagagagaggaaaagtaacaaatcgggcagaggacatctgcccactgatgagtgggaaaagcaacgcaaaccctctagaagtagccaatacttttaacagatattatattactgtagcagacgaattaataagtcaaaataaaacaaatgcagtaagtaccttgttaaaccccccacatacaaatcatactatggttttcatacctacaacagatgcagaagtgtcaaacctaataaaacaacttaaaataaaacattcttctggcttggatggtgtcacatcacatctcataaaggaatgcagagaatgtatattaaaaccattgacacacatgctgaatgctgcgatagaagaaggtatatttccagattcactgaaagtaagtaaagtgaagccaatatttaagaaagggaacagggatgaattaggaaattacaggccaatatcattgatctcaacatttgctaaaatctatgaaatgataataaagaatagaatt gcaacaaaagacttgcgggatttttatggacctatctaa